One part of the Humulus lupulus chromosome 9, drHumLupu1.1, whole genome shotgun sequence genome encodes these proteins:
- the LOC133800405 gene encoding uncharacterized protein LOC133800405, with the protein MLQDRKWTGSLVKFTGFVDRIVKEFYANLTNEIIEPKFPLYCKVFVRGHWFSFSPQDIAHALHLPLNVEDDDDPASLDKDAIITELVGQKMVWPSNTVISVTNLTYTYVVLHKFATTNWKPTSHTETFSFDMASFLYKVGTRIGIKLAMFIHDQIIGFRKGNRRNLNLPFPQVIYKVLSMQKKDLQRDQEDLVAPTTVVSYKASAPPTEATDAPSTKKVKPQSLKFASDDIPRASSSVPTDSGLVATELAAIRASIDSLAARVMSIEGLQRSVLDAVQTLSKDPVI; encoded by the coding sequence ATGCTTCAAGATCGAAAATGGACAGGTTCTTTGGTTAAATTTACtggttttgtggatagaatagtcaaggaattctatgccaatcttACTAATGAAATTATTGAACCTAAATTTCCTTTGTATTGTAAAGTGTTTGTTAGGGGCCATTGGTTCTCTTTTTCTCCACAAGATATTGCACATGCTTTGCATCTTCCTCTTAATGTTGAGGATGATGATGACCCTGCCTCTCTCGACAAGGATGCGATTATCACTGAATTAGTAGGGCAAAAAATGGTATGGCCATCTAATACAGTCATCTCGGTCACTAATCTCACCTACACTTATGTTGTTCTCCATAAGTTTGCCACAACGAATTGGAAACCAACTTCTCACACAGAAACTTTCTCCTTTGACATGGCCTCTTTTTTGTACAAAGTGGGGACCAGAATTGGTATAAAATTGGCTATGTTCATCCATGATCAAATCATTGGATTTCGAAAAGGTAATAGGAGAAACTTGAATCTTCCTTTTCCTCAAGTTATTTATAAAGTTTTGAGTATGCAGAAAAAAGATCTCCAGCGTGATCAAGAAGACTTGGTGGCTCCCACTACTGTTGTTTCCTACAAGGCCTCTGCTCCACCTACTGAAGCCACTGATGCTCCATCAACCAAGAAAGTCAAGCCCCAATCTCTGAAGTTTGCCTCGGATGACAttcctcgtgcatcctcctctgttCCCACAGATTCAGGACTTGTTGCTACAGAACTAGCTGCTATTCGAGCCTCTATTGATTCTTTGGCTGCTCGAGTGATGTCGATTGAAGGACTGCAACGTTCTGTGTTGGATGCTGTTCAAACTCTGTCCAAGGATCCAGTCATTTAG
- the LOC133801442 gene encoding kinesin-like protein KIN-10B has product MAAMELAESSKVRVIVRVRPFLPHEGPQQTPCVSVLLDQDCDSAQDVTVYLKDKETSRKECYRLDSFFGEEDNNVSQIFHTEVSPLIEGIFQGCNATVFAYGATGSGKTYTMQGSDEQPGLMPLAMSTILSLCQKTGSKAEISYYEVYLDRCYDLLELKAKEIAVWDDKNGQIHLSGLSRVSINSMPEFRDAFSCGVQRRKVAHTALNDVSSRSHGVLVISVSSPSVSGSRDVLTGKLNLIDLAGNEDNRRTCNEGIRLQESAKINQSLFALSNVIFALNNNKTRVPYRDSKLTRILQDSLGGKSRALMVACLNPGEYQQSVHTVSLAARSRNISNIVPSIKQETPNVKVNMEEKLRAWLESKGKTKSAKNSASVKKPSFCNSSMKAKVATKRGACNEKERNAAVPFANLFDEDLQEYWSKTLKEESLKDDLILIPGDDKEETKEEAHGIVRESSNTPGEPLNQEKSPVTVVAPSPISEKKNTFRSPLRKVLSPINTNINQNLAQEFSFTEKPCDPFEPSTPKTPSIFTCRNIRSQKIATPLDKLNSRGSNLKDFLAQEYVHFLNTASREELLELKGIGAKIAEYILELRETSPVKSLNDLEKIGMSSKQVRNLFRRATRGIFETKNDNNY; this is encoded by the exons ATGGCGGCCATGGAACTTGCAGAATCATCAAAAGTGAGGGTCATAGTGagagtgcgtccctttcttcctCACGAGGGCCCCCAACAAACCCCTTGTGTTTCTGTTCTCCTCGACCAAGACTGCGACTCTGCTCAAGATGTTACTGTTTATCTCAAAGATAAAGAAACAAG CCGGAAGGAGTGCTACAGATTGGACTCGTTTTTTGGCGAAGAGGACAACAATGTCAGTCAGATCTTTCACACAGAAGTGAGCCCTTTGATTGAGGGAATATTTCAGGGCTGCAATGCAACTGTATTCGCTTATGGAGCTACTGGTAGTGGAAAGACCTACACCATGCAG GGGTCAGATGAGCAACCGGGCCTAATGCCACTGGCTATGTCAACGATCTTGTCATTGTGCCAGAAAACTGGAAGTAAAGCAGAGATTTCATACTATGAGGTCTATTTAGATAGGTGTTATGACCTCTTAGAACTTAAAGCAAAGGAAATTGCTGTGTGGGATGACAAAAATGGACAAATTCATCTCAGTGGACTGTCTCGGGTTTCCATTAACTCCATGCCAGAATTTCGTGACGCATTCTCTTGCGGAGTTCAGCGCCGGAAAGTAGCTCACACAGCATTAAATGATGTCTCTAGTAGGAGTCATGGTGTGCTTGTGATCTCAGTCTCTTCTCCTTCTGTGAGTGGCTCTCGAGATGTTCTTACAGGAAAGCTGAACCTTATAGATTTAGCAG GAAATGAAGACAACAGGAGAACTTGCAACGAAGGGATTCGCCTCCAAGAGAGTGCCAAGATTAACCAGTCTTTATTTGCATTGTCAAATGTGATTTTTGCACTGAACAACAACAAAACCAGGGTGCCTTACCGTGATAGCAAACTTACTCGAATATTGCAGGATTCTCTTGGAGGAAAGAGTCGAGCCTTAATGGTGGCTTGCTTG AATCCAGGTGAGTACCAGCAATCTGTTCATACTGTGAGCTTGGCTGCTCGGTCACGAAATATTTCCAACATTGTTCCTTCAATTAAGCAAGAGACTCCAAATGTTAAGGTCAACATGGAAGAGAAATTGCGTGCTTGGCTTGAATCAAAAGGGAAGACAAAGAGTGCTAAAAATTCAGCTTCTGTTAAGAAACCTAGTTTCTGTAATAGCTCTATGAAGGCCAAAGTTGCCACCAAACGTGGTGCCTGTAATGAAAAAGAAAG GAATGCCGCTGTGCCTTTTGCTAACCTGTTTGATGAAGATCTACAG GAATATTGGTCGAAAACTTTGAAAGAAGAAAGTTTGAAAGATGACTTAATTCTCATTCCgggagatgataaagaagagactAAAGAAGAAGCTCATGGGATTGTCAGGGAATCAAGTAATACACCAG GTGAGCCATTAAATCAGGAGAAGAGCCCTGTCACGGTAGTTGCACCTTCCCCTATAAGTGAGAAGAAAAACACATTTAGGAGCCCTTTAAGAAAAGTTCTTTCTCCCATCAACACCAATATAAATCAAAACCTTGCCCAGGAATTCTCATTCACAGAAAAACCATGTGACCCTTTTGAGCCAAGTACTCCAAAAACACCTTCAATTTTCACCTGTAGAAATATCAGATCACAAAAGATCGCAACCCCACTTGATAAGCTGAATTCTCGAGGTTCTAATCTAAAG GACTTCTTGGCTCAAGAGTATGTCCATTTCTTGAATACAGCCAGCAG GGAGGAGTTGCTGGAGTTAAAG GGGATTGGGGCAAAAATTGCAGAGTACATATTAGAGCTGAGAGAGACAAGTCCAGTAAAATCG CTTAACGATTTGGAGAAGATAGGCATGTCATCTAAGCAG GTACGTAACTTGTTCAGGAGAGCTACAAGAGGGATATTTGAGACAAAGAATGACAACAACTACTAG
- the LOC133801443 gene encoding metallothionein-like protein type 2 codes for MSCCGGNCGCGSACKCGSGCGGCKMYPDFSYMEKTTSETLIIGVAPAKPELEGSEMSEGAENGCKCGDNCKCDPCTCK; via the exons ATGTCTTGCTGTGGAGGAAACTGTGGCTGTGGATCTGCTTGCAAGTGCGGAAGCGGCTGTGGAGG GTGCAAGATGTACCCCGATTTCAGTTACATGGAGAAAACCACGTCCGAGACTCTCATCATCGGTGTTGCACCGGCGAAGCC aGAATTGGAGGGGTCTGAGATGAGCGAGGGAGCAGAGAACGGATGCAAGTGCGGAGACAACTGCAAGTGCGATCCATGCACTTGTAAATGA